The following coding sequences lie in one Flavobacteriales bacterium genomic window:
- a CDS encoding OmpA family protein, producing the protein MRKLAILLVISFSLSYSLQAKKTTTTTTVLFETDKHQLTTESVNTLKRLIEALPKQLDFEITIAGHTDNRGDLKYNKKLSYNRAEEVKQFLIKNGINKNIVKVDYLGELAPIKPNKTDSDREANRRVEINLTTYYFDNIKELESALVNNKTNTFIIEPKKENIIEGKKGVKILIKPEAFTYADGTPVTEQVNLELVEALDVKSFVSSGLLTTSKTDILESGGMIKLSAKTLSGKDVSINQKTPLRVVIPTANRKEGMELFVSNQGDDWTPLNQPISKTSFNAYNNSFPQMNYKNIKLPEFIIDYKTKPQAPKMPRAIREPSAPKAENYFRKIHWYQFLNKEKIIARQKSWYESAVNNYNNRMDKYESKLSKYNTYMNAYTAYMIKFQDDLTKWEEKIKKDREDFKKTAKYQTALKKYNEIYNRNLAKYEADVKQWKLLRKQRITEEAEDMEKLGITSVNLMNNYIFASVDLQWINVDKFYKNPSQQELLTLKCNSIDDERVLVVFKRIKSIVPMDVDSLGLQYTRGGMPTTEPAAIFAYKVKDGKPMVFYRDLDGSNNYRLDYIPTSFADIRELLSQFDTQTES; encoded by the coding sequence ATGAGAAAACTAGCAATCCTGCTTGTAATTTCCTTTAGCTTAAGCTATAGTTTACAAGCCAAAAAAACCACTACCACCACCACTGTTTTATTTGAAACAGACAAACACCAACTTACCACCGAATCGGTAAACACGCTCAAACGTTTAATTGAAGCCCTACCCAAACAGTTAGATTTTGAAATTACCATTGCAGGGCACACCGACAACCGAGGCGACTTGAAGTACAACAAAAAATTGTCGTACAACCGAGCCGAAGAAGTAAAACAATTTTTAATTAAAAACGGCATCAACAAAAACATTGTTAAGGTCGATTATTTGGGCGAGTTAGCTCCCATTAAACCCAACAAAACCGATAGCGACAGAGAAGCCAACCGTAGAGTTGAAATAAACCTTACCACCTACTATTTTGATAACATCAAAGAATTGGAAAGTGCGTTGGTAAACAACAAAACCAACACCTTTATAATAGAGCCTAAAAAGGAAAACATTATTGAAGGAAAAAAAGGCGTTAAAATTTTAATAAAACCCGAAGCCTTTACTTATGCCGACGGTACACCTGTTACAGAACAAGTTAACCTTGAACTTGTTGAGGCATTAGATGTAAAAAGCTTTGTTTCGTCAGGCTTGCTTACCACAAGTAAAACGGACATACTTGAAAGTGGTGGCATGATTAAACTTAGTGCAAAAACCCTTAGTGGCAAAGATGTAAGTATTAATCAAAAAACACCTTTACGAGTAGTAATACCAACTGCCAACCGAAAAGAAGGTATGGAGCTTTTTGTATCGAACCAAGGCGACGATTGGACTCCGCTTAATCAACCCATAAGTAAAACCAGCTTTAATGCTTACAACAATTCTTTTCCACAAATGAATTACAAAAACATTAAACTACCAGAATTTATTATTGATTACAAAACCAAACCTCAAGCACCAAAAATGCCGAGAGCAATAAGAGAACCAAGTGCACCAAAAGCAGAAAATTATTTTAGAAAAATACATTGGTACCAGTTTTTAAACAAAGAAAAAATAATAGCTCGACAAAAAAGTTGGTACGAATCGGCTGTAAACAACTACAACAACCGAATGGATAAATACGAGTCGAAACTAAGTAAATACAATACTTACATGAATGCATATACCGCCTACATGATAAAATTCCAAGATGATTTAACCAAATGGGAAGAAAAAATAAAAAAAGATAGAGAAGATTTTAAGAAAACAGCTAAATATCAAACAGCTTTAAAGAAGTACAACGAAATATACAACCGCAATTTGGCAAAGTATGAAGCAGATGTAAAACAATGGAAATTGCTACGAAAACAACGCATAACCGAAGAAGCTGAAGATATGGAGAAATTGGGCATAACTAGTGTTAATCTCATGAACAATTACATTTTTGCTTCGGTTGATTTACAATGGATTAATGTCGATAAATTTTATAAAAACCCTTCACAGCAAGAACTCTTAACGTTAAAATGCAACAGTATTGATGACGAAAGGGTATTGGTTGTTTTTAAACGAATAAAAAGTATTGTACCTATGGATGTGGATTCTTTAGGCTTACAATACACAAGAGGAGGCATGCCTACAACGGAGCCTGCTGCCATTTTTGCCTACAAAGTAAAAGATGGAAAACCCATGGTTTTTTATCGTGATTTAGATGGTTCAAACAACTATCGTTTAGACTACATCCCTACCTCTTTTGCTGATATTAGAGAACTGTTGAGTCAATTTGATACTCAAACTGAAAGTTGA
- a CDS encoding T9SS type A sorting domain-containing protein, protein MKKLILTLLVLMIISTSTIFAQYTNALRITISGYGYNDETIIRFIDDATPDFDGQYDAWKLLSPNPMANSIYTTIPSNDKLSINSLPLYDTDTTIEVHTKVAASGLYTITIEEIFTFDNDFSLSFTDVDAEVTYNYSGGTLTFDCVLLPNTPTAALTFNVAKTFSTAINPILENNDFTLATKGNGNYGLIFNNNQVKTITVYDITGKSVLNDKINSSNYQLNLANNPAGLYIITINNGTESITRKVFR, encoded by the coding sequence ATGAAAAAATTGATACTTACTCTTCTAGTTTTAATGATAATTTCAACTAGTACTATTTTTGCTCAATACACCAATGCATTACGAATTACAATAAGTGGTTATGGCTATAACGATGAAACTATAATTAGATTTATTGACGATGCCACCCCCGATTTTGACGGACAATATGATGCTTGGAAGTTATTAAGCCCCAACCCTATGGCAAATTCAATATATACCACCATACCATCTAACGATAAATTATCTATTAACTCGCTTCCGTTATATGATACAGATACAACCATAGAAGTACACACAAAAGTTGCTGCATCTGGATTATACACCATAACCATTGAAGAAATTTTTACTTTCGATAATGATTTTAGCTTAAGTTTTACTGATGTTGATGCTGAAGTAACTTATAACTATTCTGGAGGCACATTAACTTTTGACTGTGTATTGCTGCCAAACACTCCAACAGCCGCCTTAACTTTTAACGTTGCCAAAACATTTAGCACAGCTATTAATCCAATTCTAGAAAATAATGATTTTACATTGGCAACAAAAGGAAATGGTAATTACGGATTGATTTTTAACAATAATCAAGTAAAAACTATTACGGTTTATGATATTACTGGTAAATCTGTATTGAATGACAAGATAAATAGCTCAAACTATCAGTTAAATTTGGCAAACAATCCTGCTGGATTATATATTATAACGATAAACAATGGTACAGAATCCATTACAAGAAAAGTTTTCAGGTAA
- a CDS encoding branched-chain amino acid aminotransferase produces MIEVLSKISVEKTTQSKLPGVDFDNIIFGKQFSDHMFVADYKNGEWQDLKIVPYAPITLSPACAALHYGQAIFEGMKAYKNENDEIFLFRAYDNAKRINVSAKRMCMPEIPEEIFMEGLKQLVKLDADWIPSGEGSSLYIRPYMFASEQLLGVRPADEYKFIIFTAPVNSYYAEPVNVKVETEFSRATEGGAGYAKVAGNYGAALYPAKVGQNNGYQQLIWTDSISHEYIEESGTMNVMFQIGNNLITPNLDFKTTLAGITRDSVLTLAKEMGINVQERRVSVAEIIDAARKGELKDVFGTGTAATIAQIATITLGDERFVLPNVEERVLSNNISKKLLDIKKGREKDTHGWVLKL; encoded by the coding sequence ATGATAGAAGTTTTGAGTAAGATAAGTGTTGAAAAAACAACTCAATCAAAATTACCAGGGGTAGATTTCGATAATATAATTTTCGGGAAACAGTTTTCCGACCACATGTTTGTTGCCGATTACAAAAATGGAGAGTGGCAGGATTTAAAAATTGTACCTTATGCACCAATAACATTAAGCCCAGCTTGTGCTGCATTACATTATGGACAAGCCATATTTGAAGGAATGAAGGCTTACAAAAATGAAAATGACGAAATATTTTTATTTAGAGCGTACGATAATGCTAAACGTATCAATGTTTCCGCTAAAAGAATGTGTATGCCCGAAATTCCTGAAGAAATTTTTATGGAAGGGCTTAAACAATTGGTTAAATTAGATGCTGATTGGATTCCTTCAGGCGAAGGAAGTTCGTTATACATTCGCCCATATATGTTTGCTAGTGAGCAGCTTTTAGGTGTTCGTCCGGCTGATGAATACAAGTTTATTATTTTTACAGCTCCTGTTAATTCGTATTATGCCGAACCAGTAAATGTTAAAGTAGAAACCGAATTTTCTAGAGCTACCGAGGGTGGCGCTGGTTACGCAAAAGTGGCTGGGAATTATGGCGCAGCTTTATATCCTGCAAAAGTTGGTCAGAACAATGGTTACCAACAATTAATTTGGACAGATTCAATTTCTCATGAATACATTGAAGAATCAGGAACCATGAATGTGATGTTTCAAATAGGAAATAATTTGATAACTCCAAACCTTGATTTTAAGACAACTTTGGCTGGAATTACTAGAGATAGTGTATTAACCTTAGCTAAAGAAATGGGAATAAATGTACAAGAACGAAGAGTTTCTGTAGCTGAAATTATTGACGCTGCTCGAAAAGGCGAGTTAAAAGATGTTTTTGGAACAGGTACTGCTGCTACTATTGCTCAAATAGCTACCATTACATTGGGTGATGAGCGATTTGTTTTGCCAAATGTTGAAGAAAGAGTTTTATCAAACAACATTTCTAAAAAGCTTTTAGATATTAAAAAAGGTAGAGAAAAAGACACTCACGGTTGGGTGTTGAAATTATAA
- a CDS encoding (d)CMP kinase: MKKIVIAIDGYSSCGKSTLAKQLAKQLGYVYVDTGAMYRAVAYYASQEGFFDKNVLSVSKLLAALPKINITFSFNTALNTSETCLNGKNIEQFIRTIDISNKVSRVAQIKEVRDKMVDLQREMGKSKGLVMDGRDIGSVVFPDAELKLFMTASPEIRAKRRFDELIAKGDKVTFEEVLTNITLRDNDDTTRSENPLIKADNAVVIDNSEMTQVDQYQLALNLAQNIING; this comes from the coding sequence ATGAAGAAAATTGTAATTGCCATTGATGGATATTCTTCGTGCGGCAAAAGTACCTTGGCAAAACAATTGGCAAAACAATTGGGTTATGTATATGTAGATACAGGTGCAATGTATAGAGCAGTAGCTTATTATGCTAGTCAAGAAGGTTTTTTTGATAAAAATGTGTTGAGTGTATCTAAGTTACTTGCAGCCTTACCCAAAATAAACATTACCTTTTCTTTCAATACAGCACTAAACACCTCTGAAACGTGTTTAAATGGAAAAAATATTGAACAATTTATTAGAACCATTGATATTTCTAATAAAGTAAGTAGAGTTGCTCAAATAAAAGAGGTGAGGGATAAAATGGTTGATTTACAACGTGAAATGGGAAAAAGCAAAGGCTTGGTGATGGATGGCAGAGATATTGGCTCAGTAGTTTTTCCTGATGCAGAACTAAAATTGTTTATGACTGCCAGTCCTGAAATTAGAGCAAAACGTAGGTTTGACGAATTAATAGCAAAAGGAGATAAGGTTACTTTTGAAGAAGTGCTTACCAACATTACCTTGCGTGATAACGATGATACCACTCGTTCTGAGAACCCATTAATAAAAGCTGATAATGCCGTGGTTATTGATAATTCTGAAATGACTCAAGTAGATCAATACCAATTAGCTTTAAACTTGGCTCAAAACATCATAAACGGTTAA
- the porQ gene encoding type IX secretion system protein PorQ, with protein sequence MRLILVMIFLLVGFISNAQIGGNSTYQFLNVPVSSRVGAMGGSAISIRDDDPNLTLNNPSLLTKPMSTSVTLTYLNYFADINYGYVSYIHDFKKWGTFSGGLNYIDYGTFLETDEGGNEFGNFTAAEYAFVLGWGKSIDSLFSVGANIKPIYSNLYEYNSFGLAADVAVTYYNPKSNIGVSAIVKNIGAQLTTYVEGAEREPIPFEIQMGVSKRLKHVPIRLSVDLVHLENWNLAFNDSTYITNTNKKLTQEDKDERNKVSFVDEALRHVIVGTEIIPSRSFSVRFGLNIKRRAELGLDDRAGLAGFSWGLGFRVKQFYFSYGSARYHLAGSSNHFTVTTNIADFYKKESLPVQPREKKVKPVKEKKVKTKKADKE encoded by the coding sequence ATGAGACTAATTTTAGTAATGATTTTCCTTCTTGTTGGGTTTATTTCCAATGCTCAAATAGGAGGTAACAGTACTTATCAGTTTTTAAACGTTCCTGTTTCGTCGCGTGTTGGGGCAATGGGTGGTAGTGCAATTTCTATTCGTGATGATGATCCTAATTTAACATTAAACAACCCCTCGTTGTTAACTAAACCAATGAGTACATCCGTAACGTTAACGTATTTAAATTACTTTGCTGATATTAACTATGGTTATGTATCATACATACACGATTTTAAAAAGTGGGGAACATTTTCTGGGGGTTTAAATTATATCGATTATGGTACTTTTTTAGAAACCGATGAAGGCGGTAATGAATTTGGAAATTTTACGGCAGCTGAATATGCATTTGTACTGGGTTGGGGTAAAAGTATCGATTCGTTGTTTAGTGTAGGAGCAAACATAAAACCTATTTACAGTAACTTGTACGAATACAACTCATTTGGTTTAGCTGCTGATGTTGCAGTAACGTACTACAATCCGAAATCGAACATTGGAGTTTCTGCTATTGTAAAAAATATTGGAGCTCAATTAACTACTTATGTTGAGGGAGCTGAACGAGAACCCATTCCTTTTGAAATACAGATGGGTGTTTCTAAACGTTTAAAACATGTTCCAATTCGATTATCAGTGGATTTGGTACATCTCGAAAACTGGAACTTGGCGTTTAACGATTCCACGTATATCACCAATACCAATAAAAAATTGACTCAAGAAGATAAAGACGAGCGAAACAAAGTTTCGTTTGTTGATGAAGCATTAAGACATGTGATTGTTGGAACAGAAATTATTCCTTCACGTAGTTTTAGTGTTCGTTTTGGTTTAAACATTAAACGTAGAGCAGAACTAGGTTTAGACGATAGAGCAGGTTTGGCAGGTTTTAGTTGGGGCTTGGGTTTTAGGGTTAAGCAATTTTACTTTAGTTATGGTAGTGCTCGTTATCACTTGGCGGGTTCGTCCAATCATTTTACGGTTACTACCAATATCGCTGATTTCTACAAAAAAGAAAGTTTACCCGTACAGCCTCGTGAAAAAAAGGTTAAACCAGTTAAAGAAAAGAAAGTAAAGACCAAAAAAGCCGATAAAGAATGA
- a CDS encoding tetratricopeptide repeat protein, producing the protein MKRIVANHILLILISFIAITNAKAQEIDSLKLALKNCKHDTLKGQIYNDLGMNYYLFAPDSAYYYWGKSLELANKNLKNVKPNEKTAFLINKAEALGSLGYLDDGNGDVELATKRYKESADIFVELNEMTSAATIYNNTGIIYMNDARLSEAFELFDLAEKYFTEGEHFEGKAMAIQNKALIYKNNGNMKSAIELYHKSLQIRDSIGDSLGLGHAYYELGIIHNIQQDFKKSKEYLLKSLQIRKNIKDLGGVGASLNELGMLYLEANNDSCLDFFRESIKYRLLAKSINGLGFSYSSIGSYYLKKNQLDSAIANFKIGLNYRLETNEKKGISLSYYLLANVFNIKGEYKKAIENATKSYLLGKENNYTETIYKAANLLSTLHKSAGNYQQALVYFEEYKAASDSMVNSETKRKTIESQMNFDFDKKEAIAKAEQERKDAIVAEEKRVQKLITVVVSIGLLLVLLLATFIYRGYRQKQKANIIITHQKEEVEQSKRIIEEKHKEITDSINYAERIQRSFLATNDILDKNLKDYFVFFRPKEAVSGDFYWASELKDGNFAFSVADSTGHGVPGAIMSILNISSLEKSIENESDPNKILDKTRRIIIERLKNDGSKDGGKDGMDCCLLVINKEHTQISMAAANNPVFIVRENDLIEFKADKMPVGKHEKDTELFTLHTSLLQKGDVIYILTDGFSDQFGGEKGKKYMIKNLKSLFLQIAHLPMLEQNEMIAAEFDRWKGENEQIDDVCIMGVRV; encoded by the coding sequence ATGAAAAGAATTGTGGCAAACCATATACTTCTTATATTAATAAGCTTTATAGCTATTACAAATGCTAAAGCGCAAGAAATTGATTCCTTAAAACTTGCTTTAAAAAACTGCAAACACGACACGCTTAAAGGACAAATTTACAATGATTTGGGCATGAATTACTACTTGTTTGCACCAGATAGTGCCTATTATTATTGGGGAAAATCGTTAGAGTTAGCTAACAAAAATTTAAAAAATGTAAAGCCAAACGAAAAAACTGCTTTTTTAATCAATAAAGCTGAAGCATTGGGAAGTTTAGGCTATTTAGATGATGGTAATGGTGATGTGGAATTGGCAACAAAAAGATACAAAGAATCGGCTGATATTTTTGTGGAATTGAATGAAATGACTAGTGCTGCAACCATTTATAATAACACAGGAATTATTTACATGAATGATGCAAGGCTTTCAGAGGCTTTTGAATTATTTGATTTGGCTGAAAAGTATTTTACCGAAGGCGAACATTTTGAAGGAAAAGCTATGGCAATTCAGAATAAAGCCCTTATTTATAAAAACAATGGCAACATGAAAAGTGCCATAGAATTGTATCATAAAAGTTTACAAATTCGCGATTCTATAGGCGATTCATTAGGATTAGGTCATGCGTATTATGAGTTAGGTATAATTCATAACATTCAACAAGATTTTAAGAAATCGAAAGAATACTTATTAAAAAGTTTACAAATTAGAAAAAACATAAAAGATTTGGGAGGGGTTGGAGCCTCACTTAATGAGCTAGGTATGTTGTATTTAGAAGCGAACAATGATTCTTGTCTCGATTTTTTTAGAGAAAGTATAAAATACCGGTTGCTTGCTAAAAGTATTAATGGACTGGGTTTTTCTTATTCAAGCATAGGTTCATATTACTTGAAAAAAAATCAACTGGATTCTGCTATAGCTAATTTTAAAATTGGGTTGAATTATAGATTGGAAACCAACGAAAAGAAAGGAATATCTTTATCTTATTATCTACTTGCTAATGTCTTTAACATTAAAGGAGAATATAAAAAAGCTATTGAAAATGCTACAAAATCTTATCTGCTTGGAAAAGAAAATAATTATACTGAAACCATATATAAAGCGGCGAACTTATTAAGTACCCTGCACAAGTCAGCAGGAAATTACCAACAAGCTTTAGTTTATTTTGAAGAGTACAAAGCAGCTTCAGATAGTATGGTAAATAGTGAAACTAAGCGGAAAACCATTGAGTCTCAAATGAACTTTGATTTTGATAAAAAAGAAGCTATTGCCAAAGCTGAACAAGAAAGAAAAGATGCAATTGTAGCAGAAGAAAAACGAGTACAAAAACTAATAACAGTAGTTGTTAGTATAGGGTTACTTCTAGTTTTATTGTTGGCTACATTTATATATAGGGGTTATCGACAAAAGCAAAAAGCCAACATCATTATTACTCATCAAAAGGAAGAGGTAGAACAATCGAAACGTATTATAGAAGAAAAACACAAAGAAATAACAGATTCTATAAATTATGCCGAACGAATTCAACGTAGTTTTTTAGCTACCAACGACATATTAGATAAAAATCTAAAAGATTATTTTGTTTTTTTTAGACCAAAAGAAGCAGTTAGTGGAGATTTCTATTGGGCTAGTGAACTGAAGGATGGTAACTTTGCTTTTTCGGTTGCAGATAGTACAGGTCATGGTGTGCCAGGTGCTATTATGAGTATTTTAAACATTTCCAGCTTAGAAAAATCTATTGAAAATGAATCGGATCCGAATAAAATATTAGATAAAACTAGACGAATAATTATTGAAAGGTTAAAGAATGATGGAAGTAAGGATGGAGGAAAGGATGGAATGGATTGTTGTTTGTTGGTTATCAATAAGGAGCATACTCAAATTTCAATGGCAGCAGCAAACAACCCTGTGTTTATCGTAAGAGAAAATGACCTCATTGAATTTAAAGCCGATAAAATGCCTGTAGGTAAACATGAAAAAGATACAGAGTTGTTCACTTTACATACTTCATTGCTACAAAAAGGCGATGTTATTTACATTTTAACCGATGGTTTTTCTGATCAATTTGGAGGAGAAAAAGGAAAGAAATACATGATTAAAAACCTTAAAAGCTTGTTTTTACAAATAGCTCATTTACCAATGCTAGAGCAAAATGAAATGATTGCTGCAGAATTTGACAGGTGGAAAGGAGAAAATGAACAAATTGATGACGTATGTATTATGGGGGTTAGGGTTTAA
- the priA gene encoding primosomal protein N': MTKETLFIDVILPLSVPNLFTYRLPFELNNHIQIGQRVIVPFGRGGKLYTALVKHIHQKPPTEYQAKYIDSLLDESPIVNQHQLKLWDWIADYYLANPGDVFNAALPGAFKLASESKVVLNPTFEGNAVADLTDKEFLIYQALEVRNVLSLQEIAEILDVKNIHQFVKALIEKRVIVVEEEIKNKYKPKIIAYLRLTEYADNEKNLEQIFHQLGKAKKQLEALITFIKLNNRYNKTPNEVKKLDLQNAANVSSAIINQLVEKNVFDVYEMEESRLGKYKNELLSEKTLNEHQEKAYLEIKESYKTKDVTLLHGVTGSGKTEIYIKLIQETLAKGKQVLYLLPEIALTTQLIVRLKKVFGDSIGVYHSKFNENERVEVWNEVLKSERTLAEKPRFQIIMGARSALFLPYNNLGLIIIDEEHENTFKQYDPSPRYHARDSAIVLAKIHNAKVLLGSATPSVESYYNAHDDKYGYVELSKRHGGVQLPEILCANVKEATRKKKMKSHFTPELLKFMEEAFENKEQVILFQNRRGYAPFMICEECGHVPECNNCDVSLTYHKFNHLLKCHYCGSNKKMPPNCNACGSTRLTLKGFGTEQIEEELAIYFPKITISRMDADTTRSKNAYHQIIADFEDGNVDVLVGTQMVTKGLDFDNVALVGILNADTMLNFPDFRAFERSYQLMSQVSGRAGRKAKRGKVLIQTYDPFHPIIRQVVEHDYIGMYNYEILQRKNFKYPPFYRIIHFNLKHKNKDVLNEGATEFADKLKQQFGERILGPEYPVIARIKNLYQKDILLKIEKSLSVVKTRAIIVALKNHFEVNSKNKSIKITIDVDPM, translated from the coding sequence ATGACCAAAGAAACCCTTTTCATAGACGTTATATTGCCTCTTTCGGTACCAAATCTATTTACCTATCGGTTACCTTTTGAGTTAAATAACCACATTCAAATTGGTCAGCGTGTGATAGTTCCGTTTGGAAGAGGCGGGAAATTATACACCGCATTAGTTAAACACATTCATCAAAAACCACCAACCGAATATCAAGCAAAATACATTGATTCCTTATTAGATGAGTCACCCATAGTAAACCAACACCAACTCAAATTATGGGATTGGATTGCCGATTATTATTTAGCCAATCCTGGAGATGTGTTTAATGCCGCTTTACCGGGAGCATTTAAATTGGCAAGCGAAAGCAAAGTCGTTCTCAACCCCACTTTTGAAGGCAACGCTGTAGCTGATTTAACAGATAAAGAATTTCTTATTTATCAAGCATTGGAAGTCCGCAATGTACTTTCGTTGCAAGAAATTGCTGAAATTTTGGATGTAAAAAACATACACCAATTTGTAAAAGCATTAATAGAAAAACGAGTTATTGTTGTTGAGGAAGAAATTAAAAACAAATACAAACCCAAGATTATTGCATACCTTAGACTGACTGAATACGCTGATAACGAGAAAAATTTAGAGCAAATTTTTCATCAGTTGGGCAAAGCAAAAAAGCAACTCGAAGCCTTAATTACCTTTATAAAACTAAACAACCGCTATAATAAAACACCTAACGAAGTAAAGAAATTAGACTTACAAAATGCTGCTAATGTTTCGTCTGCCATTATTAATCAATTGGTAGAAAAAAACGTGTTTGATGTGTATGAAATGGAAGAAAGTCGTTTAGGGAAATACAAAAACGAGTTGCTTTCGGAAAAAACGCTTAATGAACATCAAGAAAAAGCCTATTTAGAAATTAAAGAAAGTTACAAAACCAAAGATGTAACGCTATTGCATGGTGTAACAGGCTCAGGTAAAACCGAAATTTACATTAAACTGATACAGGAAACCTTAGCTAAAGGTAAACAGGTGCTGTATTTGTTACCCGAAATTGCCTTAACCACTCAATTAATTGTGCGTTTAAAAAAGGTTTTTGGCGACAGCATTGGTGTTTATCACTCCAAGTTTAACGAAAATGAACGGGTTGAAGTGTGGAACGAAGTATTGAAATCGGAAAGAACATTAGCTGAAAAACCACGTTTCCAAATTATTATGGGAGCTCGTTCTGCCTTGTTTTTACCATACAACAACTTGGGGTTAATTATTATTGACGAAGAACACGAAAACACCTTTAAACAATACGACCCATCGCCACGTTATCACGCCAGAGATTCGGCAATTGTATTGGCTAAAATACACAACGCAAAAGTCTTATTGGGTTCTGCAACACCATCGGTAGAAAGCTACTACAACGCTCACGACGATAAATACGGTTATGTAGAATTATCGAAAAGACACGGAGGAGTTCAATTACCTGAAATATTATGTGCCAATGTAAAAGAAGCTACCCGAAAAAAGAAAATGAAATCGCACTTTACTCCTGAGCTACTTAAATTTATGGAAGAAGCTTTTGAGAACAAGGAACAAGTAATTTTATTTCAAAACCGACGTGGCTATGCGCCTTTTATGATTTGTGAGGAATGTGGACACGTGCCTGAATGCAATAATTGTGATGTTTCGTTGACTTACCACAAGTTTAATCATTTATTAAAATGCCACTATTGTGGAAGCAACAAAAAAATGCCGCCAAATTGTAATGCTTGTGGCAGCACACGACTTACACTAAAAGGCTTTGGAACAGAACAAATTGAAGAAGAATTGGCGATTTATTTTCCTAAAATAACCATTTCGAGAATGGATGCCGACACCACTCGAAGCAAAAATGCTTACCACCAAATTATTGCCGATTTTGAAGATGGCAATGTTGATGTTTTGGTAGGAACCCAAATGGTAACTAAAGGACTTGATTTTGACAATGTAGCCTTGGTAGGTATTTTAAATGCCGATACCATGCTAAATTTTCCTGATTTTAGAGCTTTTGAGCGATCTTATCAGTTAATGAGTCAAGTAAGTGGACGAGCAGGACGAAAAGCTAAGAGAGGTAAAGTGTTGATACAAACTTACGACCCTTTCCACCCCATTATCAGACAAGTGGTAGAGCACGACTACATTGGCATGTACAATTACGAGATTTTGCAACGTAAAAATTTTAAGTACCCGCCCTTCTATCGCATTATTCATTTTAATTTAAAACACAAAAACAAAGATGTGTTAAACGAAGGTGCTACCGAATTTGCCGATAAATTAAAACAACAATTTGGTGAGCGTATTTTAGGCCCCGAATACCCCGTTATTGCCCGAATTAAGAACTTGTATCAAAAAGACATTTTACTAAAAATTGAAAAAAGCCTTTCGGTAGTAAAAACCAGGGCCATTATTGTAGCATTGAAAAACCATTTCGAGGTAAACAGCAAAAACAAATCCATCAAGATTACCATTGATGTTGACCCGATGTGA